A single Amphiprion ocellaris isolate individual 3 ecotype Okinawa chromosome 1, ASM2253959v1, whole genome shotgun sequence DNA region contains:
- the kif28 gene encoding kinesin-like protein KIF28P produces the protein MPACCTMRAKASDMHSKDCVKVAVRVRPFNKRERDAGSRCVVSMVSSSITIQDPRDSQNRRSFCFDYAYWSHSGFTRDNSGLWVPEEPGGRYADQDSVFQDLGEGILENALQGYNATLLAYGQTGSGKSYSMVGYGPNKGLVPKLCDRLFQAIRENQENRQCQVFFSMLEIYNEQVVDLLSRGSRTPGGLRVREEQQRGFYVEGLRTVPCESAPQVEQLMEQGTRTRTTAATHMNANSSRSHMLIILQLKQVGGSSITKQSNINLVDLAGSERQRSSGSEADRLKEGTAINLSLTTLGNVISALADVAVGKKVVHIPYRDSVLTKLLQSALGGNSRTVMIATLSPADICYEESLSTLRYAERAKRIQNRAVVNESPTERLVKELKAENARLLQRLSRLGQEGRRANDETKELRQLLAHNELQIRAIQTLWEQHLQEALKDWEQQYANITQVLTHINSHDTQTEEHKI, from the exons ATGCCTGCCTGCTGCACCATGAGGGCTAAAGCCTCAGACATGCACAGCAAGGACTGTGTCAAAGTGGCCGTCAGAGTCCGACCATTCAACAAG AGGGAGAGGGATGCAGGCAGCCGCTGTGTCGTCTCCATGGTGTCGAGCTCCATCACCATCCAGGACCCTCGTGACTCCCAGAACCGACGGTCATTCTGCTTTGATTATGCCTATTGGTCCCACAGCGGCTTCACGAGAGACAACAGTGGCCTCTGGGTGCCTGAAGAGCCTGGAGGACGATACGCTGACCAG GACAGTGTGTTCCAGGACCTGGGAGAAGGAATACTGGAGAATGCACTGCAG GGTTACAATGCCACCTTGCTGGCCTATGGGCAGACTGGCTCAGGGAAGAGTTACTCGATGGTGGGCTACGGGCCTAACAAAGGTCTGGTTCCTAAACTGTGTGACCGACTGTTTCAGGCCATCAGAGAAAACCAGGAAAACAGACAGTGTCAG GTctttttcagcatgttggaAATCTACAATGAGCAG GTGGTTGATCTGCTGTCTCGGGGGTCTCGTACTCCGGGTGGACTCAGAGTCAGAGAGGAGCAGCAGCGGGGTTTCTATGTGGAGGGTCTTCGTACAGTCCCCTGTGAGAGTGCACCTCAG GTGGAGCAGTTGATGGAGCAggggaccaggaccagaaccactGCTGCCACTCACATGAATGCCAACAGCAGTCGCTCACACATGCTCATTATCCTCCAGCTCAAACAGGTTGGTGGTTCT AGCATCACGAAGCAGTCCAACATTAACCTGGTGGACTTGGCCGGCAGTGAGCGTCAGCGGTCGTCAGGCTCAGAAGCTGACAGACTGAAAGAGGGTACAGCCATCAACCTGAGCCTCACCACCCTGGGCAACGTCATCAG TGCTCTGGCTGATGTGGCCGTTGGGAAGAAGGTCGTTCATATTCCTTATAGAGACTCGGTTCTCACCAAGCTGCTGCAGTCTGCACTGGGAGGCAACAGTCGCACTGTTATG ATTGCCACGCTGAGTCCTGCTGATATCTGCTATGAGGAGTCTCTGTCGACGCTGCGCTATGCTGAGAG GGCGAAGCGTATCCAGAACCGGGCCGTGGTGAATGAGAGCCCCACTGAGCGTCTGGTTAAAGAGCTGAAGGCGGAGAACGCCAGACTGCTGCAGCGACTGAGCCGACTGGGCCAAGAGGGACGCAGAGCCAACGATGAAACCA AGGAGCTCCGTCAGCTGCTGGCCCACAATGAGCTCCAGATCAGGGCAATTCAAACTCTGTGGGAACAACACCTGCAGGAGGCGCTGAAAGACTGGGAGCAACAGTACGCTAACATCACACAGGtactcacacacataaacagtcaCGATACACAAACTGAAGAGCATAAAATCTAA